A single Trypanosoma brucei gambiense DAL972 chromosome 9, complete sequence DNA region contains:
- a CDS encoding zinc finger protein, predicted, with product MTQVITESLRTGVTPAAPKSQRVCRHFARGRCTWGTSCRFSHEVERPSVDEASTNPSYIGFHQQRVQKERCAILKEALEGNFEIKQYNFAEGCTRCAVELPPPLAPIPIPRLLSANEVKAQLQELEGNEQLRAGGLLYFVGEPAVFWSMMHYYLKSHTTTSSKWDKLLSNAKRGRVECMFFRSSVGCMSNECTFEHGTTSAVTIPSPLQNMATNNALLAPVLGFGAATATSTVTSANGSTNTPITASNNTGGVGGAVAKSLLVGSTRVPVDLTRRTSVTHLTEKADETVMFSDPVWGLHSLLEPKATTLPTQQQQSQSQLQLQQQPDGLSLLWDDSLRTRSVPLW from the coding sequence ATGACACAGGTCATCACGGAGAGTTTGCGCACCGGTGTTACCCCCGCAGCACCGAAGAGCCAGCGCGTATGTCGGCACTTCGCCCGTGGGCGGTGCACTTGGGGTACATCATGTCGTTTCTCGCACGAGGTGGAACGCCCATCTGTTGATGAGGCCTCTACCAACCCTTCGTATATTGGCTTTCATCAACAACGAGTCCAGAAGGAGCGTTGCGCCATACTTAAAGAAGCATTGGAAGGCAACTTCGAGATAAAGCAATACAACTTTGCTGAGGGATGCACACGGTGTGCAGTTGagcttccccctcctttggCCCCCATCCCTATTCCACGGTTGCTATCAGCTAATGAAGTTAAGGCGCAGTTACAAGAGCTGGAGGGAAATGAACAGCTTCGTGCGGGTGGCCTTCTGTATTTTGTGGGTGAGCCGGCCGTATTTTGGTCGATGATGCATTATTACCTTAAGAGTCACACCACCACAAGCAGCAAGTGGGACAAGCTCCTCAGTAACGCCAAACGCGGCCGTGTAGAGTGCATGTTCTTCCGTTCATCTGTGGGGTGCATGAGCAATGAGTGCACATTTGAGCACGGTACAACATCCGCCGTTACCATTCCTTCACCGCTTCAAAATATGGCCACGAATAATGCCCTTCTGGCACCTGTACTGGGTTTTGGAGCTGCCACCGCAACATCGACGGTGACGAGTGCAAACGGCAGCACTAATACTCCCATCACTGCTTCCAACAACACCGGTGGAGTTGGCGGAGCGGTCGCCAAATCGCTTTTGGTGGGAAGTACACGTGTCCCAGTGGACCTCACAAGACGCACCTCAGTTACACATTTAACTGAGAAGGCCGATGAGACGGTCATGTTCAGTGACCCGGTATGGGGACTCCACAGTTTGTTAGAGCCGAAGGCCACTACATTGCCGactcagcaacaacaatcaCAGTCGCAGTTACAGTTGCAACAGCAGCCCGACGGATTGTCTTTGTTGTGGGACGACAGCCTACGAACACGGTCCGTGCCGTTGTGGTGA